The Solanum lycopersicum chromosome 9, SLM_r2.1 genome window below encodes:
- the LOC101260478 gene encoding 1-aminocyclopropane-1-carboxylate oxidase homolog 11-like, whose translation MVSGQIEPEEMPPVCRKAYVEYLKHVIKLGETLSEGLGLKRDHLKAMECADKHTDISFFTILLQDQSGGLQVVHYNQWLDVEPIKHRLVVNIADFLQVCNKTYLCSLKYLQFCYFSQSDFVTDPIK comes from the exons ATGGTTTCTGGTCAAATTGAACCTGAAGAAATGCCACCAGTTTGCAG GAAAGCATATGTTGAGTACTTAAAACATGTCATAAAACTAGGAGAAACTCTATCGGAGGGTCTCGGGCTAAAACGAGACCACTTGAAAGCCATGGAATGTGCCGATAAGCATACAGATATTTCTTTCTTCACAATCTTGCTTCAAGATCAAAGTGGTGGCCTTCAAGTTGTGCATTATAACCAATGGCTCGATGTTGAACCGATTAAGCATCGTTTGGTTGTTAACATTGCTGACTTCCTTCAAGTTTGCAACAAAACATATCTTTGTAGTCTCAAATACCTTCAATTTTGTTACTTCTCTCAGTCTGATTTTGTAACAGATCCTATCAAATGA